In Quercus robur chromosome 10, dhQueRobu3.1, whole genome shotgun sequence, a genomic segment contains:
- the LOC126701671 gene encoding rust resistance kinase Lr10-like, whose protein sequence is MNTRLIAGLGALGLGVLLTSITICCLRSKRSTTSTPFFMKKTKNEHDLEAFVRNYGPLLLNRYKFSDVKKFTNSFKVKLGQGGYGGVYKGELLNGRLVAVKVLNASKGNGDEFINEVASISRTSHVNIVTLLGFCLEGKKRALIYEFMPNGSLEKFIHGDNMETTTMPLGLEKLFQIAIGIARGLEYLHRGCNTRILHFDIKPHNILLDENFSPKISDFGLAKLSPRNESSISMAVARGTIGYIAPEVFSRNFGVVSHKSDVYSYGMMILEMVGGRKNIDVGISNTSEIYFPHWIYKRLEKHNDLGFPINMTIEETTMVRQMILVGLWCIQTNPFDRPSMSKVIEMLEGNLEALQIPPKPFLSSPLRSPAEESSTTY, encoded by the exons ATGAATACAAGGTTGATTGCAG GTCTTGGTGCTTTAGGGCTTGGAGTGTTACTTACCAGTATCACAATTTGTTGTCTTAGAAGTAAGAGATCAACTACGTCAACACCATTTTTtatgaagaaaacaaagaatgaaCATGATCTTGAGGCATTTGTTAGAAATTACGGACCACTATTGCTAAACAGATATAAATTCTCAGATGTCAAGAAATTCACCAATTCATTTAAGGTTAAACTGGGTCAAGGAGGCTATGGTGGTGTCTACAAAGGAGAGCTACTCAATGGTCGTCTTGTAGCTGTGAAGGTCCTGAATGCATCAAAAGGAAATGGAGATGAATTTATCAATGAAGTTGCAAGCATTAGTAGAACTTCCCATGTTAATATTGTCACACTTCTTGGATTTTGTCTCGAAGGTAAAAAAAGAGCTCTCATTTATGAGTTTATGCCAAATGGATCACTTGAAAAGTTTATACATGGTGACAACATGGAGACAACCACTATGCCCTTAGGATTGGAAAAATTGTTCCAAATTGCAATTGGTATTGCTCGGGGGCTTGAGTACTTGCACCGTGGTTGCAATACTAGAATCTTGCATTTTGACATAAAACCACATAACATTCTTCTGGATGAAAATTTTTCCCCAAAGATCTCTGATTTTGGACTTGCTAAACTTTCTCCAAGGAATGAGAGTAGCATATCAATGGCAGTAGCCAGAGGGACAATAGGGTATATAGCTCCTGAAGTGTTCAGTAGAAACTTTGGAGTAGTTTCACACAAATCTGACGTCTATAGCTATGGAATGATGATTTTGGAGATGGTTGGAGGAAGAAAGAACATTGATGTTGGAATAAGTAATACCAGTGAGATATATTTTCCTCATTGGATTTATAAGCGTCTTGAGAAGCACAATGATTTAGGATTTCCCATTAATATGACTATAGAGGAAACAACAATGGTGAGACAGATGATCTTAGTGGGCTTGTGGTGCATACAGACAAATCCATTTGATAGGCCATCCATGAGTAAAGTAATTGAAATGTTAGAAGGAAACCTAGAAGCATTGCAAATC